One Hordeum vulgare subsp. vulgare chromosome 4H, MorexV3_pseudomolecules_assembly, whole genome shotgun sequence DNA window includes the following coding sequences:
- the LOC123449083 gene encoding uncharacterized TPR repeat-containing protein At1g05150-like, with translation MALSASAASAGRGARAEKVRRIFERFDANGDGGLDRAEMAKLVVAVNPRVKFSEDQISAILDEVFRTYAEFILPGGQGLSLTGLLRTYDDGAGDVDRDFLALSLPAVDSDASSPEIAPGDLAASSSPTSGAAVAASLLDDHLKPLGIGGTGPSSSSRAAVAAPAWATSPSHGIAFDSSWALLDDLEILVKRLRSKQLRKTSSIDTSGGGSNLDSFSEAGWSREISGSADSGLAAAPWDETSRDYLTFVKELAVLRTRADASRSREEAFDNHMVIGRALCEHRLFRDALASFRRGCELQPTDVRPHFRAGNCLYALGRHAEAKEEFLLALEAAEAGNSQSADILPQIHVNLGIAMEAEGMVLGACEHYREAAILCPSHARALKLLGSALFGVGEYRAAEKALEEAIFLKPDYADAHCDLGSALHAVGDDDRAVEEFQKAIDLKPGHVDALYNLGGLNMDAGRFVRAAEMYTRVLSIRPNHWRAQLNKAVALLGQGESEEAKKALKEAFKMTQRVEVYDAISHLKTLQKKKPKPSKGKHDAQGEEAFVIVEASKFKRVGRKTTLRQDLANALDIRAFERTTKLGHCDVELLRKEMNETDVPVSYSGTGIPEKSIRKAALEVILRRLLSFLKPDTFQGAVKAMNERILSVLDASGSGRVDLGMFFAIIAPICSGPVDRRKRVVFDALLWRPASEGGRGQIRRSDALSYIKLLRAVYIPTHGASDMLEMHGESDPTMVSYTEFLEMFNDPDWGFGILTTLVKLEDSDHVRHGSHTCSICRYPIIGSRFKETKHSFSLCNRCYSEGKVPSAFKLEEYRFKEYGNESEALIDKCMCFNLNSKKLETDA, from the coding sequence ATGGCGCTGTCCGCGTCGGCGGCGTCGGCGGGGAGGGGCGCGCGGGCCGAGAAGGTGCGCAGGATCTTCGAGCGCTTCGACGCCAACGGGGACGGCGGGCTCGATCGGGCCGAGATGGCCAAGCTCGTTGTCGCCGTCAACCCGCGGGTTAAGTTCAGCGAGGACCAGATCTCCGCCATCCTCGACGAGGTCTTCCGCACCTACGCCGAGTTCATCCTCCCGGGGGGCCAGGGACTGTCCCTCACCGGCCTGCTCCGGACTTACGACGACGGCGCCGGGGACGTCGACCGCGACTTCCTCGCGCTCTCCCTGCCCGCCGTCGACTCCGACGCCTCCTCCCCGGAGATCGCGCCCGGGGACCTCGCCGCCTCGTCCTCTCCGACCTCCGGCGCCGCCGTAGCCGCCTCGCTGCTCGACGACCACCTCAAGCCGCTCGGCATCGGCGGCACGggcccttcctccagctcccgcgCTGCCGTCGCCGCGCCGGCCTGGGCGACCTCGCCCAGCCACGGGATTGCGTTCGATTCCTCCTGGGCGCTCCTCGACGACCTGGAGATACTCGTCAAGCGCCTCCGCTCCAAGCAGCTGCGGAAGACCTCCTCCATCGACACCAGCGGGGGCGGCAGCAATCTCGACTCCTTCTCTGAGGCCGGCTGGTCCAGGGAGATCTCCGGCTCCGCCGATTCGGGTTTAGCAGCCGCGCCGTGGGACGAGACCAGCCGGGACTACCTCACCTTCGTCAAGGAGCTCGCTGTTCTCCGCACGCGCGCGGACGCCTCCCGCTCTCGCGAGGAGGCCTTCGACAACCACATGGTCATCGGCCGGGCGCTATGCGAGCACCGCCTCTTCCGAGACGCCCTTGCCAGCTTCCGCCGTGGCTGCGAGCTGCAGCCCACTGACGTCCGCCCGCACTTCCGTGCTGGTAACTGCCTCTACGCTCTGGGCCGCCACGCCGAGGCCAAGGAGGAGTTCCTCCTTGCCCTCGAGGCGGCAGAGGCAGGTAACTCCCAGTCCGCGGACATTCTCCCACAGATCCATGTCAACCTTGGTATTGCAATGGAGGCTGAGGGGATGGTACTTGGTGCCTGCGAGCACTATCGAGAGGCTGCCATACTGTGTCCATCTCATGCCCGCGCGCTGAAGCTCCTTGGGAGTGCACTCTTTGGTGTTGGGGAATACCGTGCAGCCGAGAAGGCACTGGAGGAGGCCATCTTCCTCAAGCCAGACTATGCTGATGCGCACTGCGATCTTGGCTCAGCATTGCATGCAGTAGGGGATGATGACCGTGCGGTTGAGGAGTTCCAGAAAGCAATTGATCTTAAACCTGGGCATGTCGATGCCTTATACAATCTTGGTGGATTGAACATGGACGCAGGCCGATTTGTGCGGGCTGCTGAGATGTATACTCGTGTGCTGAGCATCCGGCCAAACCATTGGCGTGCTCAGCTAAACAAGGCAGTTGCTTTGCTTGGGCAAGGAGAGTCCGAGGAGGCCAAGAAGGCACTCAAGGAGGCATTTAAGATGACACAAAGGGTGGAGGTGTATGATGCAATCTCACATCTGAAGACACTGCAGAAAAAGAAGCCAAAGCCTTCAAAAGGAAAACATGATGCTCAAGGAGAGGAAGCATTTGTTATTGTAGAAGCATCCAAGTTCAAGAGGGTTGGAAGGAAGACCACATTGCGTCAGGATTTGGCCAATGCCCTTGATATAAGGGCCTTCGAGAGGACGACAAAGCTTGGCCACTGTGATGTCGAGCTTCTGAGGAAAGAGATGAATGAGACTGATGTCCCTGTATCGTACTCAGGCACGGGCATCCCAGAGAAGTCGATCAGGAAAGCAGCTCTTGAGGTTATTCTTCGCAGGCTCCTATCTTTCCTCAAGCCAGACACCTTCCAGGGTGCAGTGAAGGCAATGAATGAAAGAATTCTCTCTGTCCTTGATGCTTCTGGCTCTGGCCGCGTTGATCTCGGGATGTTCTTTGCCATCATTGCTCCAATCTGTTCTGGTCCAGTGGATAGGCGCAAGCGTGTCGTTTTCGATGCACTCCTTTGGCGTCCTGCAAGCGAAGGTGGCAGGGGCCAGATCAGGAGGAGTGATGCGCTAAGTTACATTAAACTTCTTCGCGCTGTTTACATACCCACACATGGGGCTAGCGACATGCTTGAAATGCATGGAGAGTCTGACCCTACCATGGTATCGTACACAGAGTTCCTTGAAATGTTCAATGATCCTGATTGGGGATTTGGAATTCTAACCACATTGGTGAAGCTTGAAGACAGTGATCATGTTCGCCACGGCAGCCACACCTGCTCCATATGCAGATATCCTATCATCGGTTCACGGTTCAAGGAAACAAAACACTCCTTCAGCTTGTGTAACCGTTGCTACAGTGAAGGGAAGGTTCCATCGGCCTTCAAGTTGGAGGAGTACAGGTTCAAAGAATACGGCAACGAATCGGAGGCTCTTATAGACAAGTGCATGTGCTTTAATTTGAATTCTAAGAAGCTGGAAACTGATGCTTGA